In a single window of the Candidatus Aegiribacteria sp. genome:
- a CDS encoding calcium/sodium antiporter: MIQHYLFLIAGFVLLVTGGNYLIKGGSRLSALFGVSPLLIGLGIAALGTSAPEAAVSIKAALSDHSSVSIGNILGSNIANIGLAIALSLLIFGMQHRQRRIWKEIVFSFLATLLLLFLCTEPLSTVKTFGLTRSGGFILLFFFFGYLFYLFRMGRSDRKKRLNKTKNSCKNLPLEYARSIAMTAGGIGGVILGGDFVVDSAVLIAESWGVTETLISVTVVALGTSLPEIIVSVIAVRKNHWDMALGNIVGSNLFNILFVLGATAAIRPMDFPEFNQMVLPDILVVLGITVMLLMFMIFKGKAGSPGRTRRIEGGIMLMAYILYIAFVIVRR; encoded by the coding sequence ATGATACAGCACTATCTATTTCTGATTGCCGGCTTCGTGCTTCTTGTAACAGGTGGTAATTACCTTATCAAGGGTGGAAGCAGGCTGTCCGCTCTTTTCGGTGTATCTCCTCTCCTGATAGGTCTTGGTATTGCAGCACTCGGGACCAGTGCTCCGGAAGCCGCTGTTTCAATCAAAGCAGCGCTCAGTGATCATTCGTCTGTTTCAATAGGGAATATTCTCGGAAGCAATATTGCGAATATTGGTCTCGCAATAGCTCTGTCCCTGCTGATATTTGGTATGCAGCATCGCCAGAGGAGAATATGGAAGGAAATAGTATTCAGTTTTCTTGCAACCTTACTTCTGCTCTTCCTGTGCACTGAACCACTTTCTACGGTGAAGACTTTCGGTTTAACCAGGTCAGGGGGCTTTATCCTCCTGTTTTTCTTCTTTGGTTATCTTTTCTACCTTTTCAGGATGGGCAGATCGGACAGGAAGAAAAGACTGAACAAAACGAAGAATTCCTGTAAGAACCTGCCTCTTGAATACGCCAGATCTATCGCGATGACAGCTGGCGGTATAGGTGGTGTTATTCTCGGGGGGGATTTCGTGGTGGATAGCGCAGTCCTGATCGCTGAATCCTGGGGAGTCACTGAAACTCTGATCAGTGTAACAGTTGTCGCTCTGGGAACTTCACTGCCGGAGATCATTGTTTCAGTAATTGCTGTACGAAAAAATCACTGGGACATGGCTCTGGGGAATATTGTTGGCAGCAATCTGTTCAATATCCTGTTCGTACTTGGTGCAACGGCTGCTATAAGACCAATGGATTTTCCAGAGTTCAATCAGATGGTGCTGCCTGATATTCTTGTTGTTCTGGGTATTACTGTCATGTTGCTCATGTTCATGATTTTTAAAGGAAAGGCAGGCAGTCCAGGAAGGACAAGAAGGATTGAAGGTGGAATAATGTTAATGGCATATATTTTGTACATTGCGTTCGTAATCGTACGGAGGTAA
- the tatC gene encoding twin-arginine translocase subunit TatC, translating to MKKTTEGSFWEHLEEMRKRIFIVLGVLAGSVIVFFLFSRQLMTLVLSHGPERLQTLAPAEAFSAHLNLSLTAGIIISSPIIFYQFWRFVSPGLYRKERKTAVRAAVVSVLLFLTGAAFAWFLMLKPVIGVFHSFETGNITGDWSLANYISFLGRFILLFGIAFQLPVLVLILVRMGVVTPHSLARFRRHIIVGLLIIAALLTPPDPLTQIMLTLPLYILFELSLLVARMGRKRKEIS from the coding sequence TTGAAGAAAACCACCGAGGGCAGTTTCTGGGAGCACCTTGAGGAGATGAGGAAAAGGATATTCATTGTCCTTGGAGTGCTTGCGGGTTCTGTGATAGTATTCTTCCTGTTCAGCAGACAGCTGATGACACTGGTGCTCAGCCATGGTCCTGAAAGACTTCAGACTCTTGCCCCGGCTGAGGCTTTCTCGGCTCACCTCAATCTTTCGCTTACCGCAGGTATTATTATCTCTTCTCCGATAATATTCTATCAGTTCTGGAGATTCGTCTCTCCAGGATTGTACAGAAAGGAGAGGAAGACAGCTGTCAGGGCAGCAGTTGTCTCGGTTCTCCTTTTTCTTACGGGAGCTGCTTTCGCCTGGTTCCTTATGCTTAAACCGGTAATTGGCGTATTTCACAGTTTTGAAACCGGAAACATCACGGGAGACTGGAGCCTTGCTAATTATATCAGTTTCCTCGGCAGGTTCATTCTCCTTTTCGGCATCGCGTTTCAGCTTCCTGTTCTGGTGCTTATACTGGTGAGGATGGGGGTTGTAACTCCACATTCTCTGGCAAGATTCAGAAGACATATAATAGTGGGATTGCTTATCATAGCAGCTCTGCTGACTCCTCCGGATCCGCTGACTCAGATAATGCTTACCCTTCCTCTGTATATTCTATTTGAGTTGAGTCTGCTCGTGGCCAGAATGGGACGCAAAAGAAAAGAAATATCATGA
- a CDS encoding 3-dehydroquinate synthase, which translates to MKHDMMDFIWHINDPMTVIHTYAGAGADGSNWIKELTDEWKNPFLVVDSEVGRLWNHQLQTLFAASSGLYLMEATEELKNTFTLDQIWGSMAGAGVRRDTPCIVIGGGLTCDMGAMAASTYLRGLKLMLVPTTLLSMVDACLGGKTGVNLAGVKNQAGTFYPAEMIVISPGYLDTLPEREFRNGMAEALKTALIGDPGIRIIIQEVSEAEYPSDRILEMIERCLIVKGDIVSEDLLENDSRMLLNLGHTVGHVLESASEFRLSHGEAVGLGMIAEAAIAVRFGGNSNLPDEIKHFLEFCGLPTEIQGIPSSEVLAGLLQHDKKTRRNGRIWALPFDWGDCRLTHMTNDQEEEILPEIMSCLKA; encoded by the coding sequence ATGAAGCATGATATGATGGATTTTATATGGCATATCAATGATCCAATGACAGTTATTCACACATATGCAGGCGCAGGTGCTGATGGATCGAACTGGATAAAGGAACTGACGGACGAGTGGAAGAATCCCTTTCTTGTTGTTGATTCTGAAGTTGGAAGACTGTGGAATCATCAGCTGCAAACTCTTTTTGCAGCCTCTTCCGGTCTTTATCTGATGGAAGCCACAGAGGAACTTAAAAATACATTTACGCTCGATCAGATATGGGGAAGCATGGCAGGAGCGGGAGTCCGGAGAGATACTCCTTGCATTGTAATAGGCGGTGGATTGACGTGTGATATGGGTGCAATGGCAGCATCAACTTATCTCAGAGGTTTGAAACTCATGCTCGTTCCAACCACACTTCTGTCAATGGTAGATGCATGTCTTGGTGGAAAAACCGGCGTGAACCTTGCCGGTGTAAAGAACCAGGCAGGTACTTTTTATCCTGCGGAGATGATCGTGATATCACCCGGATATCTTGATACACTCCCCGAGCGGGAATTCCGGAACGGTATGGCAGAAGCACTGAAGACCGCACTGATTGGTGATCCGGGAATCAGGATCATTATTCAGGAAGTGAGCGAAGCAGAATACCCATCGGATCGGATTCTCGAAATGATAGAAAGATGCCTGATCGTAAAAGGCGATATCGTCTCTGAAGATCTGCTTGAGAATGATTCAAGAATGCTTCTGAATCTTGGACATACAGTTGGGCATGTTCTTGAGAGTGCGAGTGAATTCAGACTGTCTCATGGGGAAGCGGTTGGTCTCGGCATGATTGCTGAAGCCGCTATTGCTGTCAGATTCGGAGGAAACAGTAATCTTCCGGATGAGATAAAGCACTTCCTGGAGTTCTGCGGTCTGCCAACCGAAATCCAGGGGATACCTTCTTCTGAAGTACTCGCCGGACTGCTTCAGCATGATAAGAAAACCCGAAGAAACGGAAGGATCTGGGCTCTCCCCTTTGACTGGGGTGACTGCAGGTTAACCCATATGACAAATGATCAGGAAGAGGAAATTCTTCCAGAGATCATGAGCTGTCTTAAAGCGTGA